In Paenibacillus sp. J23TS9, a single genomic region encodes these proteins:
- the fliJ gene encoding flagellar export protein FliJ, translated as MKFQYAFQKIVDLKSNEKTQAEWMLSSAIGRLQAEEKSLGELMDNRERMANELQEAAEQKVPVSKIREFQMYVEHLEQCIEKKHTDVQHANVNVEMKKDQLSHKVLDEKVWLKAKDKAKDSFQQSMLLREQNELDEMATVRFAMKAR; from the coding sequence ATGAAATTTCAATATGCGTTCCAAAAAATCGTGGACTTGAAAAGTAACGAGAAAACACAGGCTGAGTGGATGCTATCAAGCGCAATCGGAAGATTGCAAGCCGAGGAGAAGTCACTTGGCGAGCTCATGGATAACAGGGAACGGATGGCGAACGAGCTTCAAGAGGCCGCTGAGCAAAAAGTTCCGGTTTCGAAAATTCGGGAATTTCAAATGTATGTGGAGCATCTGGAACAGTGCATCGAGAAAAAGCATACCGATGTGCAGCATGCAAACGTCAATGTTGAAATGAAAAAGGATCAGCTTTCCCATAAGGTACTGGATGAAAAGGTTTGGCTCAAGGCGAAGGATAAAGCCAAAGATTCTTTTCAGCAAAGTATGCTCCTGAGGGAACAGAATGAATTGGATGAAATGGCAACAGTAAGGTTCGCCATGAAAGCTAGATAG
- the fliI gene encoding flagellar protein export ATPase FliI — MKMLNSGRYMEHLRNIDPVRVNGKVTQVIGLMVESEGPDASVGDVCYIYPTKGAKPLQAEVVGFRDNKVLLMPLGELQSIGPGCDVVGTGKPLSVQVGSELLGKVLDGLGKPLDGSLIPTRMPYSSTYNEPSNPLNRPRVKEPISIGVRAIDGLLTIGKGQRVGIFAGSGVGKSTLMGMIARNTSADVNVIALIGERGREVLDFIERDLGPEGLQRSVVIVATSDQPALVRIKGALIATTIAEYFRDRGMNVMLMMDSVTRYAMAQREVGLAVGEPPAMRGYTPSVFASLPKLLERAGTGPTGSITAFYTVLVDGDDMNEPIADAVRGILDGHIVLNRNIANKGHFPAIDVLASISRVMKDIAPEEQIEAADNLKRLMAIYKDSEDLINIGAYQQGSNEQIDESIDNIQQIWEFTKQKVNEKVTLEQVQERLISEFSRR; from the coding sequence ATGAAGATGCTTAACAGCGGACGATACATGGAGCATCTGCGGAACATAGATCCCGTTAGAGTGAACGGCAAAGTGACCCAGGTCATTGGGCTGATGGTTGAGTCTGAGGGGCCTGACGCGAGTGTTGGCGATGTATGCTACATTTATCCGACAAAAGGCGCAAAGCCGCTGCAAGCCGAGGTAGTCGGGTTTCGGGACAATAAAGTACTGCTGATGCCGCTTGGTGAGCTGCAATCCATTGGCCCGGGCTGCGATGTGGTGGGTACTGGCAAGCCGCTGAGTGTTCAGGTGGGCTCCGAGCTTTTGGGTAAAGTACTTGATGGACTTGGAAAACCGCTTGATGGATCACTGATTCCGACGCGGATGCCTTACAGCTCCACATATAATGAACCTTCCAATCCCTTGAATAGGCCGCGAGTGAAGGAACCCATCAGCATCGGAGTAAGAGCTATCGATGGTTTGCTAACGATTGGCAAAGGACAGCGGGTTGGTATTTTCGCAGGTTCCGGTGTTGGCAAAAGTACACTTATGGGCATGATTGCCCGGAATACGTCTGCAGATGTTAATGTAATCGCACTGATTGGTGAACGTGGACGAGAGGTGCTGGATTTTATCGAGAGAGATCTTGGACCGGAAGGGTTGCAGCGCTCCGTAGTTATTGTCGCAACATCGGACCAGCCGGCGCTGGTGAGAATTAAAGGGGCTTTGATCGCAACGACCATCGCGGAGTATTTCCGCGACAGGGGCATGAACGTCATGCTAATGATGGACTCGGTAACCCGCTATGCCATGGCGCAGCGCGAGGTAGGGCTTGCTGTTGGAGAGCCGCCAGCGATGAGAGGTTATACGCCTTCGGTATTCGCGAGTTTGCCCAAGCTGCTGGAACGTGCCGGAACAGGACCAACGGGTTCTATTACCGCTTTTTATACGGTCTTGGTAGATGGTGATGATATGAACGAGCCGATTGCCGATGCCGTCCGCGGGATATTAGACGGACATATCGTGCTTAACCGTAACATTGCCAACAAGGGACATTTTCCCGCAATTGATGTTCTCGCAAGCATTAGTCGGGTGATGAAAGACATTGCACCGGAAGAACAAATTGAAGCCGCCGATAATTTGAAACGTCTGATGGCGATTTATAAAGACTCGGAGGATCTAATCAATATCGGCGCATATCAACAAGGCTCCAACGAACAAATCGACGAGTCGATCGATAACATTCAGCAAATCTGGGAATTTACCAAACAAAAGGTGAATGAAAAGGTGACACTGGAACAGGTGCAAGAACGTTTGATTTCCGAATTTTCAAGGAGATGA
- a CDS encoding FliH/SctL family protein, with protein sequence MSNLIKSSQYVPVEMLKKLDLGHRYASSDENEELEEENAEEFKEIQADEESKRLSKEMLEDAREFAERQVREASDEAERILMEANEQIDGWWQERRLQDEHLVEALKSEGYDTGYREGSEKVLADLQEQISQMMEEAQTVLKQAYLMKEQIIQEAEPFLVELSCAIAEKVIDKQLTLESDYVIDLIKSNLLRKREQGVITLCVAPKYFSFVQAAREELGAAIDSQAELQIIPDSTVHDRGCVIRSSFGSVDARVDTQLTEIKKELIRIALDDEERRDQDEDA encoded by the coding sequence TTGTCTAATTTGATTAAATCTTCCCAGTATGTGCCTGTTGAAATGTTGAAAAAGCTGGATTTAGGGCATCGATATGCTTCTTCTGACGAGAATGAGGAGTTGGAAGAAGAGAACGCAGAAGAATTCAAAGAAATTCAAGCGGATGAGGAATCCAAACGTCTTAGCAAAGAAATGCTTGAGGATGCGCGTGAATTTGCTGAACGCCAGGTACGTGAGGCTTCTGATGAAGCGGAACGTATTTTGATGGAAGCAAATGAACAAATTGACGGCTGGTGGCAAGAACGCAGACTGCAGGATGAGCATCTGGTGGAAGCTCTAAAATCTGAAGGATATGACACGGGATATCGTGAAGGATCCGAGAAGGTTCTTGCAGATTTACAGGAACAGATTTCTCAGATGATGGAAGAGGCTCAGACAGTACTAAAACAGGCGTATCTGATGAAAGAACAAATTATTCAGGAAGCCGAGCCGTTTCTGGTTGAACTAAGCTGTGCTATTGCCGAGAAGGTCATTGATAAGCAGCTGACTTTAGAATCGGATTACGTCATCGACTTGATCAAGAGCAATTTATTGCGCAAGCGGGAACAAGGTGTGATTACCCTGTGCGTGGCTCCAAAGTATTTCTCATTTGTTCAGGCAGCCAGAGAGGAGCTCGGGGCTGCGATCGATTCTCAGGCTGAGCTGCAGATAATACCTGATTCCACGGTTCATGATCGTGGCTGCGTCATCCGATCTTCTTTTGGAAGCGTGGATGCAAGAGTTGATACGCAGCTGACCGAGATTAAGAAGGAGCTAATCCGGATCGCACTGGATGACGAGGAGCGTAGAGACCAGGATGAAGATGCTTAA
- the fliG gene encoding flagellar motor switch protein FliG, with protein MVKPNSQGLSGRQKAAILLITLGPEVSAQIFKHLRDEEIEQLTLEIANVRKVDSVEKEMILSEFHQICLAQEYISQGGINYAKEILEKALGSQKALEVINRLTATLQVRPFDFARKADPNQILNFIQNENAQTIALVLSYLQFEQAAAILSSLPQDKQADVARRIAVMDSTSPEVISQVEKVLEQKLSATVTQDYTNAGGIESIVQILNGVDRGTERTILDSLEIQDPELAEEIKKRMFVFEDIVNVDNRSIQRIIRDVESADLQLALKVASEEVRDVIFRNMSKRMSETFKEEMEFMGPVRLRDVEEAQTRIVGTIRRLEEAGEIIIARGGGDDIIV; from the coding sequence ATGGTAAAACCAAACAGCCAGGGTTTAAGCGGGCGGCAAAAAGCGGCGATCCTGCTCATTACCCTGGGTCCGGAAGTTTCGGCTCAAATTTTCAAACATCTTAGAGATGAGGAGATTGAGCAGCTGACCCTGGAAATTGCAAATGTCCGTAAAGTAGATAGTGTGGAAAAAGAAATGATCCTGTCAGAGTTTCATCAAATCTGCCTGGCTCAGGAATATATATCGCAGGGCGGCATTAATTACGCCAAGGAAATATTGGAGAAGGCCCTTGGATCTCAGAAAGCGCTCGAGGTTATTAACAGGTTGACAGCAACACTGCAGGTTAGACCTTTTGATTTTGCTCGTAAAGCGGATCCAAACCAGATCTTGAACTTTATCCAGAATGAGAATGCACAAACTATTGCGCTCGTTCTGTCCTATCTGCAGTTTGAACAAGCAGCGGCCATATTGTCTTCCCTTCCTCAAGATAAACAGGCGGATGTGGCAAGAAGGATTGCTGTGATGGACAGTACATCGCCTGAGGTCATTTCACAGGTAGAGAAGGTGCTGGAACAAAAACTGTCAGCTACAGTAACTCAAGACTACACCAATGCAGGCGGTATCGAGTCGATCGTTCAAATTCTGAATGGCGTCGACCGCGGTACCGAGCGTACGATCCTCGATTCGCTCGAGATTCAGGATCCGGAGCTTGCTGAAGAAATCAAAAAACGGATGTTTGTGTTCGAAGATATTGTCAATGTGGACAACCGTTCGATTCAGCGGATCATCCGCGATGTGGAAAGCGCAGATCTGCAGCTTGCTTTGAAAGTGGCAAGCGAGGAAGTGCGGGATGTTATTTTCCGGAATATGTCCAAGCGCATGTCCGAAACCTTCAAGGAAGAAATGGAATTTATGGGACCGGTACGGCTGCGTGATGTTGAAGAGGCACAGACCCGCATCGTAGGCACGATCCGCAGACTGGAAGAAGCTGGTGAGATTATTATTGCTCGCGGCGGAGGGGATGACATCATTGTCTAA
- the fliF gene encoding flagellar basal-body MS-ring/collar protein FliF — protein MNERIAQYKDKIVQYWNQFSKKQKTIFFSTLALIIIAIVVLTMQLSKTEYEVAFKDLNSSDSAGIMNYLDTNNIPYKLGSDGKTISVPSTQAARIKVDVGSQGIVQNGSIGFRAFDSSSSIGTTDSEFNVKYNNALNGEVEQLLTRMNGILEAKVLVTLPKESVFAGTDDQEKGNASVVLKFKPGYHPNQETVDGYFNLVKTAVPNLPIENITMMEGDTELLPSSRGGQGTLSSSVEENFALQKKFENEVRQNVRQFLAQFMGPNKVDVLVVSKLNFDKVQSKENMVTPVDAENMKGIEISVQEISKNYTGKANPDSGVAGTGQSQVPTYPSGSSTGDVTSEDLSKTVNYEVNHITKDIISSPYSVKDLTINVAVEPPTGQKTVDQTTKDAIQNILVNIVRASLADSGATYTDADLAKKVSVYSQPFGGEVTQTKGLNLSKGVLWGIGIAALALLAGGGFLIFRRRKQREEMEEDLPLPAPTEFPSISLESVTNESQVRKQLETLAKKKPEEFVNLLRTWLADE, from the coding sequence GTGAATGAAAGAATCGCCCAATATAAGGACAAGATCGTCCAATATTGGAATCAGTTCAGCAAAAAACAAAAAACAATATTTTTCTCTACACTTGCTCTAATCATCATTGCTATTGTGGTGCTGACCATGCAGCTTTCCAAAACGGAATATGAGGTCGCGTTCAAGGATTTAAATTCCAGCGACTCTGCAGGCATCATGAATTATTTAGATACGAACAACATTCCGTATAAGCTGGGTTCCGATGGTAAAACGATCTCTGTACCGAGTACGCAAGCCGCCCGCATCAAAGTGGATGTTGGCTCCCAAGGAATTGTTCAGAATGGTTCGATTGGATTCCGGGCTTTTGACTCTTCTTCATCAATAGGAACAACAGACAGTGAGTTCAATGTCAAATACAACAACGCCTTGAACGGTGAAGTTGAACAGCTCCTTACACGGATGAACGGTATTTTGGAAGCAAAGGTTCTCGTAACGCTGCCCAAAGAAAGTGTGTTTGCCGGAACGGATGATCAGGAAAAAGGGAATGCTTCCGTCGTGCTGAAATTTAAGCCGGGATATCATCCGAATCAGGAAACAGTCGATGGATATTTCAACCTCGTCAAAACAGCAGTGCCGAATTTGCCGATTGAGAATATCACGATGATGGAGGGCGACACTGAGCTGCTACCGTCATCAAGAGGCGGGCAAGGTACATTAAGCAGTTCAGTAGAAGAAAACTTCGCGCTGCAAAAGAAATTCGAAAATGAGGTTCGCCAAAATGTAAGACAGTTTCTGGCTCAGTTCATGGGTCCGAATAAGGTAGACGTCCTGGTTGTCTCCAAACTGAATTTTGATAAAGTTCAAAGCAAAGAAAACATGGTTACCCCTGTGGATGCCGAAAATATGAAAGGCATCGAAATCAGCGTGCAGGAAATTTCCAAGAATTATACAGGTAAGGCTAATCCGGACAGTGGTGTGGCAGGCACAGGACAATCCCAAGTTCCAACCTATCCAAGCGGTTCATCGACCGGTGATGTGACTTCCGAGGATCTGTCGAAGACAGTGAATTACGAAGTGAATCACATAACTAAGGATATTATATCCAGCCCTTATTCTGTAAAAGATTTAACCATTAATGTGGCCGTTGAACCACCTACCGGACAAAAAACGGTAGATCAAACAACAAAAGATGCCATTCAAAATATTTTGGTGAATATTGTCAGAGCGTCCCTTGCAGATTCAGGTGCTACATATACAGACGCTGACCTGGCTAAAAAAGTTTCGGTTTATTCGCAACCATTTGGTGGAGAAGTAACCCAAACGAAAGGTTTGAATCTTTCCAAAGGAGTTCTTTGGGGCATCGGTATTGCCGCGCTCGCACTGCTTGCAGGCGGCGGGTTCCTGATATTCCGCCGACGCAAACAAAGAGAAGAGATGGAAGAGGATCTTCCATTGCCGGCTCCAACAGAGTTCCCATCCATTAGTTTGGAAAGTGTGACGAACGAGAGTCAGGTACGCAAACAGCTCGAAACGCTGGCGAAGAAAAAGCCGGAGGAATTTGTCAATCTACTGCGTACATGGCTTGCTGACGAATAG
- the fliE gene encoding flagellar hook-basal body complex protein FliE — translation MIQNTMFSTQATQPLKMLEGSKSSEATPSESLSKFGSYLEDAISQIADQEKASEEMSNKFMLGQVDVDQVMISSEKALLSLQLTSQVRNKVIEAYQEIMRTQV, via the coding sequence ATGATTCAAAACACCATGTTTTCCACTCAAGCTACACAACCGCTGAAGATGCTGGAAGGCAGCAAAAGCAGCGAGGCAACACCTTCTGAATCGCTTAGCAAATTTGGTTCTTACCTGGAAGATGCCATCAGCCAGATTGCGGATCAAGAAAAAGCGTCCGAAGAGATGAGCAACAAATTCATGCTCGGACAGGTAGACGTTGACCAGGTAATGATTTCCTCAGAAAAAGCGCTTTTGAGTCTGCAGCTTACGTCTCAAGTCCGCAATAAGGTCATCGAGGCCTATCAGGAAATCATGCGTACGCAAGTATAA
- the flgC gene encoding flagellar basal body rod protein FlgC gives MNLNSSFGISASGLTAQRLRMDVISSNIANAETTRASVVNGQAVPYRRKMVVFSPNESNFANMLQAQMGGENTSPARGVKVTAIQEDSTPLKPVYNPNHPDANAEGYVYMPNVDLTKEMVDMISASHSYNANVTALNASKAMVMKALEIGR, from the coding sequence ATGAATTTGAACAGCAGCTTTGGCATCAGCGCATCAGGTCTGACAGCTCAAAGACTCAGAATGGATGTTATTTCTTCTAATATAGCCAATGCCGAAACGACGAGAGCGTCAGTGGTTAATGGACAAGCCGTTCCTTACCGACGTAAAATGGTCGTTTTTTCTCCGAATGAATCCAATTTCGCCAACATGCTGCAGGCACAAATGGGCGGCGAAAATACTTCTCCGGCCCGTGGCGTAAAAGTAACGGCGATCCAAGAAGATTCAACTCCCTTAAAACCTGTATATAACCCAAACCATCCAGACGCAAATGCTGAAGGATATGTATATATGCCCAATGTAGACCTCACCAAAGAAATGGTAGATATGATATCTGCTTCTCACTCTTATAACGCCAACGTAACTGCATTGAACGCTTCGAAAGCCATGGTCATGAAGGCTCTGGAAATAGGACGTTAG
- the flgB gene encoding flagellar basal body rod protein FlgB, which yields MDLLNSTSFQRMETGLQAANLRQNVISNNIANEETPYFKRSEVSFENLLQQEMNGNTPQLRGKVTNPRHFVIGPMSSIPEPVVTVDQSTAMNNNLNNVDVDSEMANLAANQIQYNSYIQQMNEQIKMMRVAVEGR from the coding sequence ATGGATCTGTTGAACAGTACCAGTTTTCAGCGTATGGAGACTGGCCTGCAAGCGGCAAACCTCAGGCAGAACGTCATTTCCAACAACATCGCGAATGAAGAAACACCTTATTTTAAACGGTCGGAAGTGTCGTTTGAAAATCTGCTGCAGCAGGAAATGAATGGAAACACGCCCCAACTGCGGGGGAAGGTTACAAATCCCCGGCATTTTGTTATAGGTCCTATGAGCTCGATACCTGAGCCGGTCGTTACTGTGGATCAATCCACAGCTATGAATAATAACCTTAACAATGTTGATGTCGACAGTGAAATGGCCAATCTGGCAGCGAATCAAATTCAGTATAATTCTTACATCCAGCAAATGAATGAACAAATCAAAATGATGCGTGTAGCCGTAGAGGGGAGATAA
- the hslU gene encoding ATP-dependent protease ATPase subunit HslU: protein MDNQNLTPRQVVAELDKYIVGQKQAKKSVAVALRNRYRRNLLPDDDRDEIVPKNILMIGPTGVGKTEIARRLAKLVNAPFVKIEATKFTEVGYVGRDVESMVRDLIETSIRMVKTERTEKVKDRAEELANERIVHILVPSGGKNKNQRNPFEMIFGGGNNNQQEPEEDKEQDSSIVERRRQIKFKLLSGGLEDDLIEIDVEDNTPNMMDMLAGQGNDQMGMNMQEMFGSLLPKRTKKRKLPIKEARKVLTQDEATKLIDMDDVIAESIYRAEQSGIIFIDEIDKVASQGKGSGPDVSREGVQRDILPIVEGSTVMTKYGPVKTDFILFIAAGAFHVAKPSDLIPELQGRFPIRVELTSLSLDDFVSILTEPKNAITKQYKDLLKTENIEIEFSQDAIKEIAKIAASVNDSMENIGARRLHTILEKLLEDLSFEAPELTLEQMTITPEYVREKLAGIAQDRDLSQYIL, encoded by the coding sequence ATGGATAACCAGAACTTGACTCCGAGACAGGTTGTTGCCGAATTGGATAAGTATATCGTCGGTCAAAAACAGGCGAAGAAATCCGTAGCCGTTGCTCTACGCAACCGCTATCGCCGGAATCTCCTTCCAGATGATGATCGCGATGAAATCGTACCTAAAAATATTCTTATGATCGGGCCAACAGGTGTCGGTAAGACCGAGATTGCCAGACGTCTGGCGAAACTGGTAAACGCGCCGTTTGTCAAAATTGAGGCTACCAAATTTACGGAAGTCGGATATGTTGGCCGTGATGTGGAGTCGATGGTCCGTGATTTGATCGAAACCTCCATACGTATGGTGAAAACGGAACGCACGGAAAAAGTGAAGGACCGTGCGGAAGAGCTTGCGAATGAGCGGATTGTTCACATTCTCGTTCCATCAGGCGGAAAAAACAAGAATCAGCGGAATCCGTTTGAAATGATTTTCGGAGGCGGCAACAATAATCAACAGGAGCCGGAAGAAGACAAAGAGCAGGACAGCTCAATCGTCGAACGCCGCCGCCAAATCAAATTCAAGCTGCTGTCGGGCGGCTTGGAGGATGACCTGATTGAGATTGACGTAGAGGATAACACGCCGAACATGATGGATATGCTTGCCGGCCAGGGCAATGACCAAATGGGCATGAATATGCAGGAAATGTTCGGAAGTCTGCTTCCAAAACGGACCAAAAAGCGCAAGCTGCCAATCAAGGAAGCCCGTAAAGTACTGACTCAGGATGAAGCCACCAAGCTGATTGATATGGATGATGTTATTGCAGAATCCATTTACCGTGCTGAGCAATCCGGTATTATCTTTATCGATGAGATCGACAAGGTAGCGAGCCAAGGCAAAGGATCGGGCCCTGACGTGTCCAGGGAGGGCGTGCAGAGGGATATTCTGCCAATTGTCGAAGGATCCACTGTGATGACCAAATACGGCCCAGTAAAGACGGATTTCATTCTGTTTATTGCGGCCGGTGCATTTCATGTCGCCAAGCCTTCGGATTTGATTCCGGAGCTTCAGGGACGATTCCCGATCCGTGTCGAATTGACCAGTCTTTCACTGGATGATTTTGTCTCGATTTTAACGGAGCCGAAAAACGCGATTACGAAGCAGTATAAAGATCTGCTCAAGACCGAAAATATTGAAATTGAATTTTCACAGGATGCAATTAAGGAAATTGCCAAGATTGCCGCTTCCGTCAATGACAGTATGGAAAACATCGGAGCCCGCAGACTTCATACCATTCTGGAGAAGCTGCTTGAGGATCTCTCCTTTGAGGCACCTGAGCTGACACTGGAACAGATGACCATTACTCCGGAATATGTGCGTGAGAAGCTCGCTGGAATCGCCCAGGATCGGGATTTGAGCCAATATATCCTATAA
- the hslV gene encoding ATP-dependent protease subunit HslV, producing the protein MEMSFHATTICAVRHNGKAAIAGDGQVTFGENMIMKQTAKKVRRLYRGQVVAGFAGSVADAITLFEKFEGKLEEHHGNLQRAAVELAKDWRSDRVLRKLEALMIVMDKSGMLLISGGGEIIEPDDDVLAIGSGGNFALSAGRALKRHAQDLEAKDIAREALKIASEICVYTNGNIIVEEL; encoded by the coding sequence ATGGAGATGTCATTTCATGCAACGACGATTTGCGCCGTTCGCCACAATGGAAAGGCGGCTATCGCCGGCGATGGCCAGGTGACGTTCGGTGAGAATATGATCATGAAGCAGACCGCCAAAAAGGTTCGCCGGCTCTATAGAGGCCAGGTCGTCGCCGGCTTTGCCGGTTCTGTGGCGGATGCCATCACGCTGTTTGAGAAGTTCGAAGGCAAGCTGGAGGAGCATCATGGCAATTTGCAGCGTGCCGCTGTGGAGCTTGCCAAGGATTGGAGATCAGACCGCGTCCTGCGCAAGCTGGAAGCCCTGATGATTGTCATGGATAAAAGCGGAATGCTGCTGATCTCCGGCGGCGGCGAAATTATTGAGCCTGATGATGATGTTCTGGCGATTGGATCCGGGGGCAATTTTGCTCTGTCTGCCGGTCGTGCGCTTAAACGTCATGCGCAGGATCTCGAAGCGAAGGATATCGCACGTGAAGCCCTGAAAATCGCTTCCGAAATTTGTGTTTACACCAACGGAAATATCATCGTGGAAGAGCTGTAA
- the trmFO gene encoding FADH(2)-oxidizing methylenetetrahydrofolate--tRNA-(uracil(54)-C(5))-methyltransferase TrmFO, translated as MTEIKQVTVIGAGLAGSEAAWQIASRGVPVKLYEMRPVVKTPAHHTDKFAELVCTNSLRANGLTNAVGVLKEEMRMLNSIILGSADKNAVPAGGALAVDRDGFSGDITDILHNHPLIEVVNEEIQHIPEDGIVVIATGPLTSPSLSAEIKALMGEEYFYFYDAAAPIVEKDSIDMSKVYLASRYDKGEAAYLNCPMNEEEFDAFYEALVSAEVAQLKEFEKEVYFEGCMPIEVMMQRGKQTALFGPMKPVGLVNPHTGTLPYAVVQLRQDNAAGTLYNLVGFQTHLKWGEQKRVFSMIPGLENAEYVRYGVMHRNTFINSPRLLKPTYQLKTNENLFFAGQMTGVEGYVESAASGLIAGINAARKAKGEELVVLPETSTIGSMAHYVTNADPEHFQPMNANFGLLPGLEKKIRNKKEKNEALANRALASITEFVDSFGVSAVQAGSLD; from the coding sequence TTGACAGAAATAAAACAGGTAACCGTCATCGGTGCCGGTCTGGCGGGCAGCGAAGCTGCCTGGCAGATCGCAAGCCGCGGCGTTCCCGTGAAATTATATGAAATGCGCCCTGTTGTAAAAACACCTGCCCATCACACGGACAAGTTCGCTGAGCTGGTGTGCACGAATTCACTGAGAGCCAACGGATTGACGAATGCTGTTGGTGTGCTTAAAGAAGAAATGCGAATGCTGAATTCCATTATCCTGGGATCAGCTGATAAAAATGCGGTTCCCGCGGGGGGCGCCCTCGCTGTAGATCGTGATGGATTTTCGGGGGATATCACCGATATTCTTCATAACCATCCATTGATTGAGGTTGTAAATGAGGAAATTCAGCATATACCTGAAGATGGGATTGTTGTCATCGCGACGGGTCCTCTGACTTCACCTTCACTCTCCGCGGAGATCAAAGCATTGATGGGAGAGGAATACTTCTATTTTTATGACGCAGCCGCGCCGATCGTGGAAAAAGATTCGATCGATATGAGCAAGGTATATTTGGCGTCCCGTTATGATAAGGGCGAGGCGGCTTACTTGAACTGCCCGATGAATGAAGAAGAGTTCGATGCATTTTATGAAGCACTCGTATCGGCCGAAGTGGCCCAGCTGAAGGAATTCGAAAAAGAGGTTTACTTCGAAGGCTGCATGCCGATTGAAGTCATGATGCAACGCGGCAAGCAGACCGCGCTTTTTGGCCCGATGAAGCCTGTAGGCCTGGTGAATCCGCACACAGGTACGCTTCCGTACGCAGTTGTTCAGCTTCGTCAGGATAACGCAGCCGGAACGCTGTACAACCTGGTTGGCTTCCAGACTCATCTCAAGTGGGGTGAACAGAAACGTGTATTCTCCATGATTCCAGGCCTTGAAAATGCCGAGTACGTTCGTTACGGAGTTATGCACCGGAATACATTTATTAATTCGCCGCGACTGCTGAAGCCTACATACCAGCTGAAAACGAATGAGAACCTGTTCTTTGCCGGTCAAATGACGGGTGTGGAAGGATATGTCGAATCGGCAGCATCCGGGCTCATAGCGGGAATTAATGCCGCTAGAAAGGCCAAGGGAGAGGAACTTGTCGTTCTTCCCGAAACCAGTACGATCGGCAGCATGGCACATTATGTCACGAATGCAGATCCGGAACATTTCCAACCTATGAATGCGAACTTCGGTTTGCTGCCGGGACTTGAAAAGAAAATCCGCAACAAAAAAGAGAAAAATGAGGCACTCGCTAACCGTGCTTTGGCAAGCATCACTGAATTTGTAGATTCGTTTGGTGTATCTGCAGTACAGGCAGGAAGTCTAGATTAG